The Paenibacillus sp. YPG26 genome includes a window with the following:
- a CDS encoding HDIG domain-containing metalloprotein: MTSKETSKSSTFQSKTAGWKHSVPVRYVLFLLFVVLFYVSLAPKLLPERYNIVIGQPSDKEILAPVQIPNNKATLKAQEQAAEKQKDIYKIVSLRNEVLAAQLLDRILRLNQDDQVSREDKISIYRQELPSKVQEYLQSYIVNNKLSSAYSESLLEEMKKRINEQAYHISEETFIKIPRLTPEDISEMKPVAKDIVSRLMSDQVTEAPAVRAKVAEQISSSMLSKRISREVAQELIRLVITPNNFRDDEATKEAKVLARESTEPVYINQGDVLVAKGERITEEMYNLLDQNGLLKDEVNYWPQLGLLLMSLLLGFGLIMYMRQSEGAARFKYNNVQLTMLLLIFAITILSIHVVNVLQSAQRPYIGYLAPIATGAMLITLLIDIPLAYISSIVLGILASIILNSHQGQIFDFYFGFFAVIISFVSIFSIHRASQRSTILKAGIMVCLFGSLSVFTLVLLNENGWTQSGTLYAIGFAFAGGLLTTILVIGLMPFFEVSFGILSALKLVELSNPNHPLLRKLLTETPGTYHHSVMVGNLSEAAAEAIGANGLLCRVGSYYHDIGKTKRPSYFIENQNNIENPHDFIDPKLSKSIIVAHARDGVEMLKEYKLPKPIRDIAEQHHGTTFLHFFYHKALRNAEEQGGEPDFTEADFRYPGPKAQSKEAAVVGIADSVEAAVRSLRKPTVEQVESMIEKIIKSRLDDHQFNECDLTMRELDVIAKTLQETVMGIFHSRIEYPEEIKKPKGNDETDKGREVNGSEAGLEQ; encoded by the coding sequence ATGACCTCGAAAGAAACGTCGAAAAGCAGTACATTTCAATCCAAAACGGCAGGATGGAAACATAGCGTCCCTGTACGCTATGTTCTGTTCTTGCTGTTTGTTGTTTTATTTTATGTCAGTCTTGCTCCTAAGCTGTTGCCAGAACGCTACAATATTGTAATTGGGCAGCCAAGTGACAAGGAAATTCTGGCACCTGTCCAGATTCCTAATAACAAAGCAACGCTCAAGGCACAGGAGCAGGCAGCCGAGAAACAGAAGGATATTTACAAGATCGTATCGCTTCGTAATGAAGTGCTTGCCGCCCAGCTTCTTGACCGGATTCTGCGCTTGAACCAGGATGATCAGGTCTCAAGAGAGGACAAGATCTCGATCTATCGTCAGGAGCTGCCCAGCAAGGTGCAGGAATACCTGCAGAGCTATATTGTGAACAATAAGCTCTCCTCCGCCTATTCGGAATCTTTGCTGGAAGAGATGAAGAAACGGATTAATGAGCAGGCTTATCATATTTCCGAAGAGACATTTATCAAGATTCCCCGGCTTACACCGGAGGATATCAGTGAAATGAAGCCTGTAGCGAAGGACATTGTATCCAGGCTTATGAGTGATCAGGTGACTGAAGCCCCGGCGGTACGTGCCAAAGTTGCCGAGCAGATCAGCTCCAGTATGCTGAGCAAGCGGATCTCCCGGGAGGTCGCCCAGGAGCTAATACGGCTGGTAATTACACCGAATAACTTCAGGGATGATGAGGCAACCAAGGAAGCCAAGGTACTCGCAAGAGAGAGTACCGAGCCCGTGTATATCAATCAGGGTGATGTGCTTGTTGCAAAAGGCGAGCGGATTACCGAGGAAATGTACAATTTGCTGGATCAGAACGGGCTGCTTAAGGATGAAGTCAACTACTGGCCACAGCTTGGACTGCTGCTGATGTCCCTTTTGTTAGGTTTCGGCCTGATTATGTACATGCGCCAATCGGAGGGAGCCGCCAGGTTCAAATATAACAACGTGCAGCTGACTATGCTGCTGTTGATTTTTGCGATTACAATTCTCTCTATCCATGTGGTTAATGTTCTACAGAGCGCTCAGCGCCCTTATATAGGGTATCTGGCGCCAATCGCAACAGGAGCCATGCTGATTACCCTGCTGATTGATATTCCATTAGCTTATATCAGCTCCATCGTGCTCGGAATACTGGCAAGTATCATACTGAACAGCCACCAGGGCCAAATTTTTGATTTCTATTTCGGCTTCTTCGCGGTCATTATATCGTTCGTGTCCATATTCTCGATTCACCGTGCCAGTCAGCGTTCCACGATTCTTAAAGCGGGAATTATGGTCTGCCTGTTCGGTTCCCTGTCCGTGTTCACGCTTGTTCTGCTTAACGAGAATGGCTGGACCCAGTCTGGCACGCTGTATGCGATTGGGTTTGCTTTTGCCGGGGGGCTTCTGACCACGATTCTGGTTATTGGTCTAATGCCATTCTTTGAAGTATCCTTCGGCATTCTGTCCGCGCTTAAGCTGGTGGAGCTGTCCAATCCTAACCATCCGCTGTTAAGAAAGCTTCTCACGGAGACGCCTGGAACCTATCATCATAGTGTGATGGTCGGCAATCTGTCTGAAGCAGCGGCGGAAGCCATTGGTGCGAACGGACTGCTGTGCAGAGTCGGATCGTATTATCACGATATCGGCAAGACGAAGCGGCCAAGCTATTTCATTGAGAACCAGAACAATATTGAGAATCCACATGATTTCATCGATCCGAAGCTGAGTAAGTCGATTATCGTGGCTCATGCACGGGATGGGGTCGAGATGCTTAAGGAGTACAAGCTTCCTAAGCCGATTCGGGATATTGCCGAGCAGCATCATGGAACTACCTTCCTGCACTTCTTCTATCACAAAGCGCTGAGGAATGCTGAGGAACAGGGGGGAGAGCCAGACTTTACCGAAGCGGATTTCCGTTATCCGGGACCGAAAGCGCAATCGAAGGAGGCCGCGGTTGTCGGGATTGCCGATAGTGTTGAGGCCGCAGTAAGATCGCTGCGCAAACCGACGGTGGAACAGGTCGAATCCATGATTGAGAAGATTATAAAAAGCCGTCTTGATGACCATCAGTTCAATGAATGTGATCTGACGATGCGGGAGCTTGATGTGATCGCCAAGACATTGCAAGAAACCGTTATGGGCATCTTCCATTCCCGGATCGAGTATCCAGAGGAGATTAAGAAGCCAAAAGGAAATGATGAGACAGACAAGGGGCGTGAAGTGAATGGGTCTGAAGCTGGCTTGGAACAATGA